The proteins below come from a single Oncorhynchus keta strain PuntledgeMale-10-30-2019 chromosome 1, Oket_V2, whole genome shotgun sequence genomic window:
- the LOC118392095 gene encoding biogenesis of lysosome-related organelles complex-1 subunit 2-like: protein MAATGEEAAEMDCISRVSLAHPTVLSLGGSSDPRGEPASEGQEVVTAAPKKPINSSDGGVETAEEAVEPAEPDINELCTDMFDKMAVFLQGELTGTCEDYHLLENMNKLTSLKYMEMKDISINISRNLQDLNHKYASLQPYLDQINQIEEQVSSLEQAAYKLDTYSKKLEAKFKKLEKR from the exons ATGGCGGCCACGGGAGAGGAGGCTGCTGAGATGGACTGCATCTCAAGAGTTTCCTTGGCCCATCCCACCGTCCTCAGCCTGGGAGGGAGCTCAGACCCCCGGGGAGAGCCTGCCTCTGAGGGCCAGGAGGTTGTGACTGCGGCGCCCAAGAAGCCCATCAACAGCA GTGATGGTGGGGTGGAGACTGCAGAGGAGGCCGTAGAGCCAGCAGAGCCAGACATCAATGAACTCTGTACAGACATGTTCGATAAGATGGCTGTCTTCCTACAAGGAGAACTCACTG GCACCTGTGAGGACTACCATCTACTGGAGAACATGAACAAGCTGACAAGTCTGAAGTACATGGAGATGAAAGACATCAGCATCAACATCAGCAGGAACCTGCAGGACCTCAACCATAAGT ATGCCAGCCTGCAGCCCTACTTAGACCAGATAAATCAAATAGAGGAACAAGTGTCTTCTCTGGAGCAGGCTGCTTACAAACTGGACACCTACTCAAAGaagctgg aGGCCAAGTTCAAAAAACTGGAGAAGCGATGA